The nucleotide sequence AAGGTTCTAAAAAACGTCTGCAGGCATTCGAGGGCGTGGTTATCGCTATTCGTAACCGCGGTCTGCACTCTGCATTCACTGTTCGTAAAATTTCTAATGGCGAAGGTGTTGAGCGTGTATTCCAAACTCACTCTCCAGTCGTAGATAGCATCACTGTGAAACGTCGTGGTGCGGTTCGTCAAGCTAAACTGTACTACCTGCGTGAGCGTTCAGGTAAGGCTGCTCGTATTAAAGAGCGTCTTAACGCTAAATAATACGCTTTCGCACATCCGAAAGTTATTGTTAAAAGGTCAGCATTTGCTGACCTTTTTTATATCACCCCATGTTGAAAATATTGCTTGTTAGTTTTTACCTCTTTTACCTCTATATCCCTATCTTATCTACTCTTCATATGTCGAGATTCATTAAAAGATAAACTGTAAATATATTTTTACAAAATGGTATTTTAATTCAATCTTCATCACATTATTTATGCTCTCTTTGTTTATTGTAACTAATTGTTATTTATTATTTATTTGCATCAAAATATCTATCGTAAAGATATGATTACAATGTTGTCAAAATTATTAAAAATATGGATTGATTTCTTTACATCTCGTGTTATCTTATCTTTCAGACACACAAAAATCACAATGACAGATATAAAAAGGTAAAGATTATGATCATGCAAAAAGACGCACTCAATAATGTGAATATCAGCGAAGAGCTGGTTTTAATTACTCCAGAAGAGTTAAAACAAAAATACCCATTGAGTCGCAATGATCTGCATGCCATTGCTCAGTCACGTCAAACAATTTCTGAAATTGTCCAACGTCGTGATCCTCGCTTACTCGTGGTATGTGGGCCTTGTTCCATTCATGATGTCGATGTTGCGTTAGATTACGCAAAACGCCTGAAAGTCTTAGCGTCTGAATTAAGTGATAGTCTGTATATTGTGATGCGTGTCTACTTTGAAAAACCTCGTACAACTGTTGGTTGGAAAGGTTTAATCAGCGATCCATTTATGGATGGTAGCTTTGAGATGGAAAAAGGGTTACATATTGCCCGTAAGCTATTGACTGAGCTTGTACAATTAGGTTTGCCTTTGGCGACTGAAGCGTTAGATCCTAACAATCCACAATACTTAGGTGATTTATTTAGTTGGTCTGCAATTGGAGCCAGAACAACAGAATCTCAGACTCACCGTGAAATGGCATCAGGGCTTTCAATGCCAGTTGGATTTAAAAACGGAACAGATGGTAATTTAGATACTGCGATTAACGCGATGAAAGCGGCTTCTATGCCACACCGGTTTATGGGAATTAATCAATCAGGGCAGGTTTGTTTATTGCAAACACAAGGTAACCCTGATGGTCATGTTATTTTACGTGGTGGCAAAACACCAAACTACCATGAAGAAGATGTTGCTCAATGTGAAGCTCAAATGGTAAAAGCAGGATTAAAACCATCATTAATGATTGATTGCAGCCATGGTAATTCTAATAAAGATTTCCGTCGTCAAACGGCGGTGGTTGATTCTGTGATTGAGCAAATTAATAAAGGTAATGAATCTATTACTGGCATTATGTTAGAAAGCCATATTAATGAAGGCAATCAATCGTCAGAGCAATCTCGTAGTGAAATGAAATACGGTGTCTCAGTAACAGATGCGTGTATTAGTTGGGAAACAACGGAGTCAGTGTTAAGAAATTTACATGCTCAACTTTCCCCGATTTTGGTTCAGCGTGAAGCTCAGTTAAAAAAAGTTAGTTAATCATAAAGAAAAAAGAGGCAAGCATAGATGGCTGAAGAATTACAAGGTTTGCGTGAGCAAATTGATCAGGTAGATAAATCACTGCTTTCTTTACTCGCAAAAAGAATGCAGTTGGTAGCTGAAGTGGGAGAAGTTAAAAACCGTCATGGCTTACCGATTTATGCACCTGATAGAGAAGCCGCTATGCTTGCTTCTCGTCGTAATGATGCACAAATGATGGGGATTTCCCCAGATTTGATTGAAGATGTGTTACGCCGAGTAATGCGAGAGTCCTATACTAAAGAGAATGACAAGGGATTTAAAACTCTTAACCCTCAACTTGGTAAAATCGTTATTGTGGGAGGAAATGGGAAAATGGGTAAACTATTTTCTCGTTTGTTTACACTTTCTGGCTATCAAGTTGAAAGTTTAGAAGCTGATGAATGGCAAACTAAGTCACCTGCTATTTTTGATAATGCGGGTATGGTGATTATTAGTGTGCCAATTCATTTAACTGTTGAGGTTATCGAAAAACTTCCTGCTTTACCTAAAGATTGTTTACTTGTTGATTTAGCTTCTATTAAGAAAGCCCCTTTAGAGGCGATGTTAAAGGCACATAGTGGGCCAGTTTTAGGTCTTCACCCAATGTTTGGCCCTGATGTGCCCAGTTTGGCAAAACAGGTCGTGGCTTATTGTGAAGGACGAAATCATCAAGAATTTGAATGGCTGTTAGAGCAATTAATGGTATGGGGAGCAAAAATTGAGGCGATTACGCCAGAAGAGCATGATAAAAACATGAGTTTTATTCAAGCACTTCGACATTTTACTACCTTTGCTTACGGTCAGCATTTAGCAAAAGAAAAAGTTGATTTAGCCAGTTTACTACGGCTCTCATCTCCTATTTATCGCTTAGAATTGGCAATGATAGGACGACTGTTTGCTCAAGATCCTCAACTCTATGCTGATATTATTTTATCATCACAAGAGAATATTGAACTAATTCGTAGATATCATCGTTCTCTAGGTCAAGCTATCGATTTATTAGATATAAATGCAAAGAGTGAGTTTGTTCATTCATTTAATAACGTGAGTGATTGGTTTGGCGATTATGCTTCTCAATTTATGAAAGAGAGTGGTGTATTATTACAAAAGGCTAATGATAGCCGAATTTAGACTAATGACAGAATAAAAAATAAAAAGCCGAACGACATATTCAATCGTTCGGCTTTTTATTTGCTAATGATTCAACTAAATAACAATTGAATATTACCAGACATCACAAGGTGGCCAAACACAGATCTCAGGATCTTGGGGGGCGGTATTACTTTGAGAATATTCAATTTTTGATGTTATATTTTTCTCTCCCTTATCATAAAAATAAGCACTCGCATAACTAGCGAATAAAAATGAGAATATTAAAATATATAATTTATTCATAAGAATTCCTTTAAAAATAAAATGCTTAAAAATTAATAGTCTTTAGGATCTGGGCATGGACTTACTGTACAACGGTTCAAATCCGATTGAGGCGTTAATGAGTAAGTGTGATAACTCTCTTTTAATTTAATTTCATCTACGTTATTAGTAAAAAATAGACTTAAAATCAGTGTGATAAAAGTGTTCATGTTTTTTCCCTGTTATTTAACAATAGATAAAGATCACCTATTTTTACTTAGAAAATAAAAGTAGAAGAATATAAATATACATTTAAAAACAATGAGATAAATATCTTTTTTATTAATAGATTAATGCATATTCTGTTTGTTGTTATTTAATTGTTATCACTGAGTTTAATTTAATAATAATTAATGTTCAACATTGTCTTTTTATTAAAAGTTATTTGTTGATGAGATCTTAAAACTGAATGAAATTAAAAGGTATTATTAAAATTATAACAATGATCAAAAAAATGAATATAACAGTTGTCGTAAATTACATTTTATAAACTATGTTTTTTGCAAGAAATGCTGGAAACTCGACTGTATTATTTTTTATTTATATTCCGATGTGTTTTTCAAGGGGTAATTTATGGATTTTTTAATACAACTCGCCATTATATTAGTATGTCTATTTTATGGAGCTAGGAAGGGAGGAATTGCATTAGGTCTATTAGGTGGTGTAGGTTTGGTTATTTTAGTTTTTGTTTTTAATCTCCCTCCAGGAAAACCACCTGTTGATGTAATGTTAGTTATTATTGCAGTTGTTTCTGCATCAGCAACATTACAAGCATCTGGTGGATTAGATGTTATGTTGCAAATAGCAGAAAAATTATTACGTAAAAATCCAAAATATATTTCTATTGTTGCACCACTCGTAACTTGTACTCTTACAATATTATGTGGTACTGGGCATGTTGTTTATACTATATTGCCAATTATCTATGACGTGTCGATTAAAAATAATATTCGCCCTGAAAGACCAATGGCGGCAAGTACAATCGGCTCTCAAATGGGGATTATTGCCAGCCCAGTGTCTGTTGCCGTTGTTACTTTAGTCGCAATGCTCGGTGATGTGACTTTTAATGGTAAACACCTTGAATTTTTAGATTTATTAGCAATTACTATTCCTTCTACTTTTATCGGTATTTTAGCCATTGGTATCTTTAGCTGGTTTAGAGGAAAAGATTTAGATAAAGACCAGCGCTTCCAAGAATTTGTTTCAGTTCCTGAAAACCATGATTATGTTTATGGTGATACAGCAACACTTCTAGATAAAAAGCTCCCTATGAAAAACTGGGTAGCAATGTGGATTTTCTTAGGTGCAATTGCTGTTGTGGCAATATTAGGTGCTTTCTCTGAAATACGTCCTGTATTTAATGGCAAGCCATTATCTATGGTGCTCGTTATTCAGATGTTTATGTTATTAGCTGGCGCATCAATTATTATTATCTGTAAAACCAACCCTTCTCTTATTTCTAAAAATGAAGTATTTCGTTCAGGGATGATAGCAATTGTTGCCGTGTATGGTATT is from Proteus columbae and encodes:
- the rplS gene encoding 50S ribosomal protein L19 — protein: MSNIIKQIEQEQMKQDVPSFRPGDTLEVKVWVVEGSKKRLQAFEGVVIAIRNRGLHSAFTVRKISNGEGVERVFQTHSPVVDSITVKRRGAVRQAKLYYLRERSGKAARIKERLNAK
- a CDS encoding 3-deoxy-7-phosphoheptulonate synthase, with product MIMQKDALNNVNISEELVLITPEELKQKYPLSRNDLHAIAQSRQTISEIVQRRDPRLLVVCGPCSIHDVDVALDYAKRLKVLASELSDSLYIVMRVYFEKPRTTVGWKGLISDPFMDGSFEMEKGLHIARKLLTELVQLGLPLATEALDPNNPQYLGDLFSWSAIGARTTESQTHREMASGLSMPVGFKNGTDGNLDTAINAMKAASMPHRFMGINQSGQVCLLQTQGNPDGHVILRGGKTPNYHEEDVAQCEAQMVKAGLKPSLMIDCSHGNSNKDFRRQTAVVDSVIEQINKGNESITGIMLESHINEGNQSSEQSRSEMKYGVSVTDACISWETTESVLRNLHAQLSPILVQREAQLKKVS
- the tyrA gene encoding bifunctional chorismate mutase/prephenate dehydrogenase, which encodes MAEELQGLREQIDQVDKSLLSLLAKRMQLVAEVGEVKNRHGLPIYAPDREAAMLASRRNDAQMMGISPDLIEDVLRRVMRESYTKENDKGFKTLNPQLGKIVIVGGNGKMGKLFSRLFTLSGYQVESLEADEWQTKSPAIFDNAGMVIISVPIHLTVEVIEKLPALPKDCLLVDLASIKKAPLEAMLKAHSGPVLGLHPMFGPDVPSLAKQVVAYCEGRNHQEFEWLLEQLMVWGAKIEAITPEEHDKNMSFIQALRHFTTFAYGQHLAKEKVDLASLLRLSSPIYRLELAMIGRLFAQDPQLYADIILSSQENIELIRRYHRSLGQAIDLLDINAKSEFVHSFNNVSDWFGDYASQFMKESGVLLQKANDSRI
- a CDS encoding anaerobic C4-dicarboxylate transporter; the protein is MDFLIQLAIILVCLFYGARKGGIALGLLGGVGLVILVFVFNLPPGKPPVDVMLVIIAVVSASATLQASGGLDVMLQIAEKLLRKNPKYISIVAPLVTCTLTILCGTGHVVYTILPIIYDVSIKNNIRPERPMAASTIGSQMGIIASPVSVAVVTLVAMLGDVTFNGKHLEFLDLLAITIPSTFIGILAIGIFSWFRGKDLDKDQRFQEFVSVPENHDYVYGDTATLLDKKLPMKNWVAMWIFLGAIAVVAILGAFSEIRPVFNGKPLSMVLVIQMFMLLAGASIIIICKTNPSLISKNEVFRSGMIAIVAVYGIAWMAETMFSAHMKEIEAALGQLVREYPWAYAVVLLLVSKFVNSQAAALAAIVPLALGIGVDPAYIIASAPACYGYYILPTYPSDLAAIQFDRSGTTRIGRFVINHSFILPGLIGVTVSCIFGWVFAAMYGFL